One window from the genome of Oreochromis niloticus isolate F11D_XX linkage group LG20, O_niloticus_UMD_NMBU, whole genome shotgun sequence encodes:
- the l3mbtl1 gene encoding lethal(3)malignant brain tumor-like protein 1 isoform X2 has product MSAKVNMEAPAKEPDCTPMDPSSSSPTETILICGGDGVAKKARPQPHTTTALLLPAPAHQKVEVTPAVAVGNPGKGSRANEMATPALTAQVGGACSIVHVLELKEGMAILPSSNLKFCVSDLGALSTLITPGTASSTAEPAAGTSGRSTDAERVPDKPALSVTDASAPAGSGRGVALEPERLVPVKAEVQVDPGQQNHNPRAQRTYTEELRRDPITDKRSVGVEKVPAGGRVSLNPDHLKPMRKRKRKEYLSPSEEDSDIEGTDEKMDDSKAEGRHIRGGGDSKTEQWTWAQYLEETKAVAAPNKLFQESQRVPTVKNGFKQGMKLEGIDPQHPSMYFVLTVAEVCGYRLRLHFDGYSDCHDFWVNANSPDIHAAGWCESTGHKLHTPKGCKEEEFTWTNYLRMTKAQVAPKELFASPGRIDVKCGFEIGMKLEAVDRMNPSLICVATITDVVDDRFLVHFDNWDDTYDYWCDASSPYIHPIGWCQERNLPLTPPQDYPDQGRFSWSRYLEETGSKAVAADAFKVRSPHSFQPQMKLEAVDKRSPGLIRVATVEEVDTHRIKIHYDGWSHVYDEWVDSDHPDIHPAGWCEATGHPLKIPPRDTKMQQPHGSNQPHVTPFSSLKTGGVREPPATGQSTYTSSVPCKPISQPRTNKYSFHNRKCPTPGCDGSGHVTGRFTAHHCISGCPLAERNQGRLKADLSDSECKRNLFFGQRTKKTHYRGRIGRPPKYRKNQQRDYQNMSSQGVYPSLFMSALSNQSDRTLSLCWEQHCKLLPGVQGIHASQVAAWSVEEVFRFVQNLIGCEEQARLFKEEMIDGEAFLLLTQTDIVKIMSIKLGPALKISNAILMFKSTDEGLK; this is encoded by the exons ATGAGTGCCAAAGTGAACATGGAGGCTCCAGCCAAAGAACCGGACTGCACCCCTATGGATCCGTCATCTTCGTCTCCCACAGAGACAATCCTCATCTGCGGGGGTGATGGTGTGGCCAAGAAGGCTCGGCCTCAGCCCCACACCACCACTGCTCTCCTGCTACCAG CTCCTGCCCATCAGAAGGTGGAGGTGACTCCAGCTGTTGCAGTGGGTAACCCAGGTAAAGGAAGCAGAGCCAATGAGATGGCCACGCCTGCACTGACAGCACAGGTGGGCGGAGCTTGTAGCATTGTCCATGTCCTAGAGTTGAAGGAGGGGATGGCCATCCTGCCCAGTAGCAACCTCAAG TTCTGTGTGAGTGACTTAGGAGCTCTGAGCACACTGATCACCCCGGGCACCGCCAGCAGCACCGCTGAACCTGCAGCAGGGACTTCTGGGAGATCCACTGACGCAGAAAGAGTTCCAGACAAGCCAG CCCTGTCTGTGACAGATGCGTCGGCTCCTGCCGGCTCTGGGAGGGGCGTGGCCCTGGAGCCAGAGAGGTTGGTGCCGGTCAAAGCCGAAGTCCAGGTTGATCCAGGACAACAGAACCATAATCCCAGAGCTCAGAGGACCTACACAGAGGAGCTCCGCAGAGACCCCATCACTGACAA GAGGAGCGTTGGCGTGGAGAAGGTGCCGGCAGGCGGGAGAGTCTCCCTCAACCCCGATCACTTGAAACCCATGAGGAAGAGGAAAAGGAAGGAGTACCTGAGTCCATCTGAGGAAGACTCTGACATCGAGGGCACG gaTGAGAAAATGGATGATTCTAAAGCAGAGGGCCGACACATCAGAGGAG GTGGAGACAGTAAGACAGAGCAGTGGACGTGGGCTCAGTACCTGGAGGAGACCAAAGCTGTTGCTGCTCCTAACAAGCTTTTCCAAGAg TCCCAGAGAGTGCCGACAGTGAAGAACGGCTTCAAACAGGGGATGAAGCTGGAAGGCATCGACCCGCAGCATCCGTCCATGTACTTTGTCCTCACTGTAGCCGAG GTCTGCGGTTACCGGCTGCGGCTCCATTTTGATGGCTACTCTGACTGTCATGACTTCTGGGTGAATGCCAACTCTCCCGACATCCACGCTGCGGGCTGGTGTGAGAGCACAGGGCACAAACTGCACACCcccaaag GCTGTAAAGAGGAGGAGTTTACTTGGACCAACTATCTGAGAATGACTAAAGCACAAGTGGCTCCCAAAGAACTTTTTGCCAGTCCCGGAAGG ATCGATGTGAAGTGTGGTTTCGAGATAGGAATGAAGCTGGAGGCCGTCGATCGCATGAACCCCTCCCTGATCTGTGTAGCAACCATCACCGATGTGGTGGACGACCGCTTCCTGGTTCATTTTGACAATTGGGATGACACGTATGACTACTG GTGTGATGCCAGCAGTCCGTACATTCATCCTATTGGTTGGTGCCAAGAAAGGAACCTCCCACTAACACCACCCCAAG ATTATCCAGACCAGGGCCGGTTCTCCTGGTCTCGATACTTGGAGGAGACAGGATCCAAAGCAGTGGCTGCTGATGCCTTTAAAGTG CGGTCACCTCACAGCTTTCAGCCTCAGATGAAACTGGAGGCTGTGGACAAGAGAAGTCCCGGTCTCATAAGAGTGGCTACAGTTGAGGAGGTGGACACGCATCGCATTAAG ATCCATTATGATGGCTGGAGTCACGTCTATGATGAGTGGGTAGACTCAGATCACCCAGACATCCATCCAGCAGGCTGGTGCGAGGCGACCGGTCACCCGCTTAAAATCCCTCCACGGGACACCAAAATGCAGCAACCGCATGGTAGCAACCAGCCTCATGTGACTCCTTTTTCTTCACTTAAAACCGGAG GTGTGAGGGAGCCTCCTGCTACAGGCCAGTCCACCTACACCTCCTCTGTTCCCTGTAAACCCATCAGTCAGCCCAGAACCAACAAATACAGCTTCCACAACAG GAAGTGTCCAACTCCAGGGTGTGACGGCTCAGGCCATGTCACCGGTCGTTTCACCGCCCATCACTGCATATCCGGCTGCCCATTGGCTGAGCGTAACCAGGGTAGGCTGAAGGCTGACCTATCAGACTCAGAGTGCAAGAGAAACCTCTTCTTTGGCCAGAGGACTAAGAAGACTCATTACCGTGGCAG gATTGGTCGTCCTCCCAAATACAGAAAGAATCAACAGAGGGACTACCAGA ACATGTCCTCACAGGGAGTGTATCCATCACTGTTCATGTCAGCTTTGAGCAACCAATCAGACCGCACTCTGTCTTTGTGCTGGGAACAGCACTGCAAGCTGCTGCCCGGCGTTCAGGGCATTCACGCCAGCCAGGTGGCCGCATGGAGCGTCGAGGAG GTCTTCAGATTTGTCCAGAATTTAATTGGCTGTGAAGAACAGGCTCGTCTCTTCAAAGAAGAG ATGATCGACGGAGAGGCTTTCCTGCTGCTGACCCAGACCGACATTGTGAAGATCATGAGCATTAAGCTAGGCCCCGCCCTCAAGATTTCCAACGCCATCCTCATGTTCAAGAGCACAGACGAGGGACTCAAGTGA